A window of the Cucurbita pepo subsp. pepo cultivar mu-cu-16 chromosome LG01, ASM280686v2, whole genome shotgun sequence genome harbors these coding sequences:
- the LOC111804236 gene encoding uncharacterized protein LOC111804236 → MEGYIYIYKRIFRVCQPTTVTAAAPVAIPYLCRATQCCDAYRYELSLSLSLSLSLTVFQPHPFPLPVLLIFIVNVPFFRPLLPSRSLTVMSFSAWGMKKTLSIHPSLLNHPPQHLSIALDCVTRLSTLTSLLRTLSLSSISKALSSIVEDQFQ, encoded by the exons ATGgaaggatatatatatatatataagcgCATCTTTCGAGTCTGTCAGCCAACCACCGTAACGGCTGCTGCCCCTGTGGCCATTCCTTATCTCTGCCGCGCTACGCAATGCTGCGACGCCTACCGTTACGAGCTCTCGCTCTCGCTCTCGCTCTCGCTCTCGCTCACCGTCTTCCAACCACACCCATTTCCGCTTCCAGTACTGCTTATTTTCATCGTCAATGTTCCCTTTTTTCGTCCTCTTCTACCTTCCAGATCCCTGACAGTAATGTCATTCAGCGCTTGGGGCATGAAGAAGACGTTGTCAATCCACCCTTCGCTTCTGAACCATCCACCACAGCATCTATCGATCGCTCTGGATTGTGTAACCCGCCTG AGCACTCTCACGAGCCTTCTTAGGACTCTGAGCTTGTCAAGCATCTCAAAGGCATTATCAAG